The following coding sequences are from one Arthrobacter sp. 24S4-2 window:
- a CDS encoding ADP-ribosylglycohydrolase family protein, producing the protein MSSEEFRPPAPTPESRIHGCLLGGALGDSLGYAVEFDDIAGIRSRFGPEGLQDFSALDGGSHFSDDTQMTLYTVDGLVEALEWANDGTAADANACVWLAYLRWLATQGVPVPPSAPAPQPRWIDGQEALKHRRAPGNACLSGLATGEMGTVYRPVNPDSKGCGTVMRSAPFGLIPHVPAEAVYKLSSDAASLTHGHRSARQSAGAFSLLIHALAGGQGLREAAEYALNRGREQSDPEPALISRLERALQLAESSGQAAGKTALLSPEDLVRELGEGWVAEEALAVALYAVLATVPAGADPETAAVSPQRHFRDAIVLAVNHSGDSDSTGSIAGNILGAFYGEDCLPAAWLESLEAPEVIRGMARQLVSVTGS; encoded by the coding sequence ATGAGTTCTGAAGAGTTCCGCCCGCCTGCGCCGACCCCCGAGTCCCGGATTCATGGCTGCCTTCTGGGAGGGGCCCTCGGCGATTCCCTCGGCTACGCCGTGGAGTTCGATGACATTGCTGGCATCAGGAGCCGGTTTGGCCCCGAGGGGCTCCAGGATTTCTCAGCGCTCGACGGCGGCAGCCACTTCTCGGACGACACCCAGATGACGCTGTACACGGTGGACGGCCTTGTAGAGGCGCTGGAGTGGGCCAATGACGGGACGGCCGCCGACGCCAACGCGTGTGTATGGCTCGCCTACCTGCGCTGGCTGGCGACACAGGGCGTTCCGGTTCCGCCGTCCGCTCCTGCACCGCAACCGCGCTGGATTGACGGGCAGGAAGCCCTGAAGCACCGGCGCGCACCGGGCAACGCCTGCCTCAGCGGACTGGCCACCGGTGAAATGGGCACCGTGTACCGCCCGGTTAATCCTGATTCCAAGGGATGCGGCACAGTGATGCGCTCGGCGCCGTTCGGCCTCATTCCGCATGTTCCTGCCGAGGCGGTTTACAAGCTGAGCTCAGACGCGGCGTCACTGACCCATGGACACCGGTCGGCACGGCAGAGCGCGGGGGCCTTCAGCCTCCTCATCCATGCCCTCGCGGGCGGCCAGGGTCTCCGGGAGGCTGCCGAATACGCCCTCAACCGCGGACGTGAACAGTCCGACCCGGAGCCGGCGCTCATCAGCCGGCTGGAACGTGCCCTCCAGCTCGCGGAATCTTCGGGGCAGGCGGCGGGCAAAACGGCCCTGCTGAGCCCGGAAGACCTGGTGCGCGAACTGGGCGAGGGCTGGGTGGCCGAGGAAGCCCTCGCCGTCGCGCTTTACGCGGTACTGGCCACGGTGCCGGCCGGCGCCGACCCGGAAACTGCCGCGGTCAGCCCGCAGCGACACTTCCGCGACGCCATTGTCCTGGCGGTGAACCACAGCGGCGACAGCGACTCCACGGGTTCCATCGCCGGGAACATCCTGGGTGCCTTCTACGGGGAGGACTGCCTGCCGGCAGCGTGGCTGGAGTCCTTGGAAGCCCCGGAAGTCATCCGGGGCATGGCACGCCAGCTCGTCTCGGTTACAGGTTCCTGA
- a CDS encoding DUF4395 domain-containing protein codes for MGKLQVDDTAGSSGYTTTSSAAGSAPSVAGRRPGAYWRAVFAFPNPVNEYAARITAGLVVVLAGVTLLTGWGWGLAVIAAGFWLRVLFGPRISPLALLSVKLLAPRLGRAKLVPGPPKRFAQGIGAAVSTAAAVLLAAGLAPGAWALLAVLILAASLEAFAGFCLGCVIFGFLQRRGLIPEDVCEACNDISLRNL; via the coding sequence ATGGGCAAACTCCAGGTCGACGACACAGCCGGGTCCTCTGGCTACACCACTACTTCCTCAGCGGCCGGCAGCGCCCCAAGCGTGGCTGGCCGCCGGCCGGGCGCCTATTGGCGGGCGGTGTTTGCGTTCCCGAACCCGGTCAACGAGTACGCCGCCCGGATCACGGCCGGGCTGGTGGTGGTGCTGGCGGGCGTGACGCTGTTGACCGGCTGGGGATGGGGCCTGGCCGTGATTGCAGCCGGTTTCTGGCTCCGTGTTCTGTTCGGGCCCAGGATTTCGCCGCTCGCGCTGCTCTCCGTCAAACTCCTGGCGCCGCGACTGGGCCGGGCCAAGCTGGTTCCCGGGCCGCCGAAGCGCTTCGCCCAAGGCATCGGCGCCGCTGTCTCCACCGCCGCAGCGGTGCTGCTCGCTGCAGGCCTGGCGCCCGGCGCCTGGGCCCTGCTGGCAGTGCTGATTCTTGCCGCTTCGCTGGAAGCATTCGCAGGGTTCTGCCTGGGCTGCGTGATTTTCGGCTTTCTGCAGCGCCGCGGACTCATCCCGGAGGACGTCTGCGAAGCCTGCAACGACATTTCCCTCAGGAACCTGTAA